The Anaerolineae bacterium genome has a segment encoding these proteins:
- a CDS encoding ABC transport system ATP-binding protein, with the protein MSYLTAYNLSKSFGARDLFTNLSLSVPPNGRIAIVGPNGIGKTTLLRILIGLEEPSQGMVQRARNLRIGYLPQETVLESQHTLWEECLEALTNLLQMEAELRRLEKEMSEPNPSPDLLARYGALQAAFEHQGGYEYELLIRQTLRGLGFDEQDFRRPLTQLSGGQRTRAVLARLLISKPDLLVLDEPTNHLDLQAVEWLEGYLSQWEGAVLMVSHDRYFLDRVVNTIWEMSERGIEVYRGNYSAYLQQRHERWNARRLAFEAEKERLEKELEYIRRNISGQNVLQAKGRLRRISRMLEAIERSGWETIQGKSWAQIAAESGAASQMMSVEEVTQRIRALSFLQPRQPKLGLRLNVAERSGDLVIRTFDLRVGYPDEDRPLIEVPDLILKRGECVALIGPNGAGKTTFLKTILGNLPPLSGEVRLGASLKIAYFAQAHEGLKPENSVMQEIETIAPDMLPAEMRNYLARFQFTADDVFRQVTTLSGGERGRLALAKLCLSDANLLLLDEPTNHLDIPSQEVLQEALSEYRGTILLVSHDRYLIDALATQIWEVIPEERCLRVFQGRYTEYRLYLEAEKASQTTLSRSSPKAEPPPRRNRRNAERQRLLRLQELEDSIAKREAELAILQRKLENPPTDPVQVQKLGNEYVRLQAEIDRLLEEWDQLQNAPDIVEEKPSTG; encoded by the coding sequence ATGTCATACCTGACAGCGTATAACCTCTCCAAATCCTTTGGGGCGCGGGATTTGTTCACCAATCTCTCCCTGAGTGTGCCGCCAAATGGGCGAATTGCGATCGTCGGCCCGAACGGGATTGGGAAGACAACCCTTCTGCGCATCTTAATTGGCCTGGAGGAACCCAGTCAAGGAATGGTGCAGCGTGCCCGCAATTTGCGCATTGGCTACCTGCCGCAAGAAACGGTGCTGGAAAGCCAGCACACATTATGGGAAGAATGCCTTGAAGCGCTGACCAACCTTCTCCAAATGGAAGCAGAATTGCGCCGTCTGGAAAAGGAAATGAGTGAACCCAATCCATCTCCAGATTTGTTGGCGCGTTACGGGGCTTTACAAGCGGCATTCGAACATCAGGGAGGGTATGAATATGAGTTGCTGATCCGCCAAACTTTACGGGGTTTGGGTTTTGACGAGCAGGATTTCCGGCGCCCTCTGACGCAACTCTCCGGTGGACAACGTACCCGTGCGGTGTTGGCCCGCTTACTGATTTCCAAACCCGATTTGCTGGTGCTCGATGAACCGACCAATCACCTCGATCTCCAGGCAGTAGAATGGTTGGAAGGCTACCTTAGCCAATGGGAAGGTGCTGTGTTGATGGTTTCCCATGACCGCTACTTTCTGGATCGGGTAGTCAACACCATCTGGGAGATGTCCGAACGGGGCATCGAAGTTTACCGCGGCAATTACAGCGCCTATCTGCAACAACGCCACGAACGCTGGAATGCTCGCCGTCTGGCATTCGAAGCTGAGAAAGAACGTCTGGAAAAGGAGTTGGAGTATATCCGCCGCAATATCTCCGGTCAGAATGTATTGCAGGCAAAAGGTCGCCTGCGGCGGATAAGTCGGATGTTGGAAGCAATTGAACGCAGTGGTTGGGAAACCATTCAGGGGAAATCCTGGGCGCAGATCGCGGCTGAAAGCGGAGCTGCCAGTCAAATGATGAGCGTCGAAGAAGTTACGCAGCGTATTCGCGCCCTGTCCTTCCTCCAGCCACGTCAGCCAAAGTTGGGTTTGCGCCTCAATGTTGCCGAGCGATCGGGTGATCTGGTCATCCGCACGTTTGATTTACGGGTAGGATATCCCGATGAAGACCGTCCTCTGATTGAGGTGCCGGATCTGATCCTGAAGCGCGGTGAGTGTGTGGCTTTGATCGGTCCGAATGGCGCAGGCAAAACCACCTTTTTGAAAACCATTTTGGGAAACCTGCCCCCCTTGAGTGGCGAGGTGCGTCTTGGCGCCAGTTTGAAAATCGCCTATTTTGCCCAGGCCCATGAGGGGTTGAAACCCGAGAACAGCGTGATGCAAGAGATTGAAACCATTGCACCCGATATGCTGCCGGCAGAAATGCGCAACTATCTGGCGCGCTTTCAATTCACCGCCGATGACGTCTTTCGTCAGGTTACCACCCTCTCTGGCGGCGAGCGCGGTCGCCTGGCGTTGGCGAAACTCTGCCTTAGCGATGCCAACCTGCTCTTGCTGGATGAGCCCACCAACCACCTCGATATCCCTTCGCAGGAAGTGTTACAGGAAGCCCTCAGTGAGTACCGCGGCACAATCTTACTGGTTTCGCATGACCGCTATCTGATCGATGCGCTTGCCACACAGATTTGGGAAGTCATTCCCGAAGAACGCTGCCTGCGTGTTTTTCAGGGACGCTATACGGAATACCGTCTATACCTGGAAGCAGAAAAAGCCAGCCAGACAACTCTATCCCGTAGCTCGCCCAAGGCAGAACCACCGCCACGAAGAAATCGCCGTAACGCCGAAAGACAACGCCTGTTGCGCCTGCAAGAACTGGAGGACTCGATTGCTAAACGGGAAGCGGAACTGGCTATCCTGCAGCGCAAGCTGGAAAACCCTCCGACCGACCCCGTTCAAGTGCAAAAGCTGGGTAACGAATATGTGCGCCTGCAAGCGGAAATCGACCGTTTGCTGGAGGAATGGGATCAGTTACAAAACGCACCGGATATTGTAGAGGAAAAGCCCTCCACCGGGTAA
- a CDS encoding TPR Domain containing protein encodes MSQRENAIWLRLTAIFALLFGTFLLFTFEAGASRLRQARLAEEQGNYRQAAQLYHEAAQVLFWQRVVLQERAAQNSRRVGENSQVIALLAPLQEYHSLSYQAKTLLAKAYLDTANPDAAMSLRQELAQQGYPTHDLDSLLLKLYSDAGRYEQTLPLLRDLVAAQPQDAEWHYRLGLVLAAEAPAEAIQPLQKAAELDDGYQLRVSLLLEQLNQPAPEKALAFLYGGRGLATIGEWKLAERAFQHAVEQRPDFAEAWAYMGIARFRLSPPSPSPTLQNQSIEEERRASTNQQEPPGLFEIRYALKLNPRSQLALAFLTLIWQELGRTQLALQSAEQAFRLYPDDLNVRLQYAQALAQAGNLEGGWQVMQERLTQSSTLQAARKALILFCVQYGYRLSESALPLARELVSQMPKDAESLDLLGQVYLGLEEYTLAQQSFERALSLDAGYAPAVLHLGMVHLAQGNTALARTQFQRAVEIAPFSPSGEQARRYLEVYLP; translated from the coding sequence ATGAGCCAGAGAGAGAATGCCATTTGGCTGCGTCTAACGGCTATTTTTGCCCTGCTGTTCGGCACATTTCTGCTATTCACCTTCGAAGCGGGAGCTTCTCGCTTGCGCCAGGCACGACTCGCTGAAGAACAGGGAAATTATCGCCAGGCTGCCCAGCTCTATCATGAAGCCGCTCAGGTTCTCTTCTGGCAAAGGGTTGTTTTACAAGAGAGAGCAGCTCAAAATTCCAGGCGGGTTGGGGAGAATTCACAAGTGATCGCCCTGCTGGCACCATTGCAGGAGTATCATTCACTCTCTTATCAGGCGAAAACTCTGCTGGCAAAAGCCTATCTGGATACTGCAAATCCCGATGCCGCAATGTCTTTGCGTCAGGAGTTGGCACAACAGGGATACCCCACCCACGACCTTGACTCCCTCCTTTTGAAACTCTACAGTGACGCAGGGCGCTACGAGCAGACGCTACCGCTCTTACGCGATCTGGTAGCCGCCCAACCTCAAGATGCGGAATGGCACTATCGCCTGGGGCTCGTCTTAGCTGCGGAAGCACCGGCAGAGGCAATTCAACCCTTGCAAAAAGCTGCTGAACTGGATGACGGATATCAACTCCGAGTCTCCCTTCTGTTGGAACAACTCAACCAGCCCGCACCAGAAAAGGCTCTGGCGTTCCTGTACGGCGGGCGAGGGCTGGCAACCATCGGTGAGTGGAAACTGGCAGAGCGCGCTTTCCAACATGCGGTCGAGCAACGTCCTGATTTCGCCGAAGCGTGGGCATACATGGGTATTGCCCGCTTCCGCTTATCTCCACCCTCCCCCAGCCCAACGCTTCAGAATCAATCCATCGAGGAAGAACGTCGGGCATCCACGAATCAGCAAGAACCGCCGGGACTGTTCGAAATTCGGTATGCCTTAAAGCTCAATCCCAGGTCTCAACTTGCATTAGCATTTTTGACCCTGATCTGGCAGGAACTCGGTCGGACACAATTAGCCCTGCAGAGCGCTGAGCAGGCTTTTCGGCTCTATCCAGATGACCTGAATGTGCGTCTACAGTATGCTCAGGCGCTTGCTCAAGCAGGGAATCTCGAAGGCGGCTGGCAGGTCATGCAGGAACGGCTGACCCAAAGCTCAACACTCCAGGCAGCACGCAAGGCGTTGATTCTCTTTTGTGTCCAATATGGTTACCGTTTATCAGAGAGCGCCTTACCCCTTGCCAGAGAACTGGTTAGCCAGATGCCCAAAGACGCCGAAAGCCTGGATTTGCTTGGGCAGGTCTACCTTGGATTGGAAGAATATACCCTGGCTCAACAATCCTTCGAACGGGCTTTGAGCCTGGATGCAGGCTATGCTCCAGCCGTCTTACACCTTGGGATGGTACATCTTGCCCAGGGCAATACCGCTCTGGCGCGCACCCAATTTCAAAGAGCGGTAGAAATTGCGCCTTTTTCCCCCAGCGGCGAGCAAGCAAGGCGATACTTAGAGGTGTACCTGCCCTAG